The Nocardioides plantarum genome includes a region encoding these proteins:
- a CDS encoding DNA gyrase subunit A — protein sequence MTDQQKAYAKELERATERLQIVQAMALASEEPHRLVDVLFDAVDVSDASSRVRAEFGFSEVQAEAVLDAQFRRLSRRDRDRMAQMVVDTQAAVDELTELANGAA from the coding sequence ATGACCGATCAGCAGAAGGCGTACGCGAAGGAATTGGAGCGCGCGACCGAGCGATTGCAGATCGTCCAGGCGATGGCGCTTGCCTCTGAGGAGCCACACCGCCTTGTTGATGTTCTGTTCGATGCGGTGGACGTCAGTGATGCATCGAGCCGCGTCCGAGCTGAGTTCGGCTTCTCTGAGGTGCAGGCAGAGGCGGTCCTCGACGCACAGTTTCGGCGTCTGTCTCGGCGTGACCGTGACCGAATGGCCCAGATGGTTGTCGACACCCAAGCTGCGGTTGACGAACTCACCGAGCTTGCGAATGGCGCGGCCTGA
- a CDS encoding DUF2975 domain-containing protein — protein MEAVMARRSTASNDPLAPVETVIRVSAFFVSASFAVFGLLALAQLVFTGSAGFTINDVGDGRACATYNARGSSSSTSGATYGDSQTDARQELPPSEIRGFDEEAADYTSDTYRVCLTDASTVQQIAGLTGPLAGLAGFYVVGFSVLGVVRSARRGGLFVPETVTRVRRLGWLLLGIGVLVPIIQAAADGIIVRAAIPDRSWYADLDRVGFSWTLLVTAVGVITVARVLDRGVVLQDDVDATI, from the coding sequence ATGGAGGCCGTCATGGCCCGCCGATCTACCGCTTCTAACGACCCACTCGCGCCGGTCGAGACGGTCATTCGAGTCTCGGCGTTCTTCGTCTCTGCGTCGTTCGCCGTCTTCGGCCTGCTCGCTCTCGCCCAGCTTGTGTTCACCGGTTCTGCCGGGTTCACCATCAACGACGTGGGTGACGGCCGAGCGTGCGCCACGTACAACGCTCGCGGCAGCAGCTCCTCAACCAGCGGGGCTACCTACGGTGACAGCCAGACAGACGCCCGGCAGGAATTGCCGCCGTCCGAGATCCGCGGCTTCGACGAGGAGGCCGCGGACTACACGTCCGACACCTACCGCGTGTGCTTGACCGACGCGTCCACAGTGCAGCAGATCGCGGGGCTCACGGGACCGCTGGCAGGGCTCGCCGGCTTCTACGTTGTCGGTTTCAGCGTCCTGGGAGTCGTGCGATCAGCACGCCGGGGCGGTCTGTTCGTTCCGGAAACCGTGACTCGGGTGCGCCGCCTCGGGTGGCTGCTGCTTGGGATTGGGGTGCTGGTGCCAATCATTCAGGCAGCAGCTGACGGGATCATCGTGAGAGCCGCGATCCCAGACCGCTCCTGGTACGCCGACCTCGACCGAGTCGGGTTCTCCTGGACCCTGTTGGTCACCGCCGTCGGCGTGATCACCGTCGCCCGGGTGCTGGACCGCGGAGTGGTCCTCCAAGACGACGTCGATGCGACGATCTGA
- a CDS encoding helix-turn-helix domain-containing protein encodes MSVDPADDADHSVVLHLDELLAQRGMTLTQLAQQVGVTVVNLSILKNGRAKAVRFNTLTALCHALDCQPGDLLSVKT; translated from the coding sequence ATGAGTGTCGATCCTGCCGATGACGCAGACCACTCGGTCGTGTTGCACCTCGACGAGCTCCTCGCCCAACGCGGCATGACCCTCACCCAGCTTGCCCAACAAGTTGGCGTCACCGTCGTGAACCTCTCGATCTTGAAGAACGGACGCGCCAAGGCGGTGCGGTTCAACACCCTCACCGCCTTGTGCCACGCCCTGGACTGCCAGCCAGGCGACCTCTTAAGCGTCAAGACCTAA
- a CDS encoding DUF6461 domain-containing protein, which translates to MSLLDPVISGALKVARSGATRLVRDRLTADYPSAVNVDFSQFAWVVTQPSPYATSGCVTLVAGSDREQALRAVGADLDGSTAHLSDLEAQGLDTVVALDLIVGEAFGTVLAETQGSHGLRRAVLAALSKRGKAASVYWDVDDTVVLSCARKGKVLCQTDDPFDAEDLPRSLAKLAREAETRGIDDVLAALTMAVEFTGAAPAVDALLNQRPGRFAITAPVNDLPITPEELIGLEKPSPEVVRAVTGATDKQRRQLATWSARQAVAAAQLESLPGVISILKQVHTTGSARSTPAFERMSTEHDRSGKARDAMPPGERHDAAVFEHRLNHCALSALRYLLVADTTTAALGATEFAGRASALRQGLRRTTGNVAFFEEALSTLDSFDR; encoded by the coding sequence TTGAGCCTGCTGGACCCGGTCATCTCAGGCGCCCTCAAGGTGGCAAGGTCGGGCGCGACGCGCCTTGTGCGCGATCGTCTGACGGCTGACTACCCTTCGGCTGTGAACGTTGATTTCAGTCAGTTCGCTTGGGTGGTCACTCAGCCCAGTCCTTACGCCACCAGTGGGTGCGTCACGCTGGTTGCGGGAAGCGATCGAGAACAGGCCCTTCGGGCCGTTGGCGCTGACCTAGACGGCTCCACTGCTCACCTCTCCGATTTGGAGGCGCAAGGCCTCGACACGGTAGTCGCACTTGACCTCATCGTTGGAGAAGCCTTCGGCACTGTGCTGGCCGAAACGCAGGGTTCTCACGGGCTGCGCCGAGCCGTGCTCGCTGCCCTTTCGAAGCGCGGCAAGGCCGCGAGCGTGTACTGGGACGTCGACGACACCGTTGTCTTGTCCTGCGCCCGCAAGGGCAAGGTGCTTTGTCAAACAGATGACCCGTTCGATGCCGAGGACCTCCCACGCTCCCTCGCGAAGCTTGCCCGTGAGGCCGAAACCCGGGGCATCGACGACGTCCTGGCGGCACTAACCATGGCCGTGGAATTCACCGGTGCCGCGCCGGCAGTCGACGCGCTACTAAACCAACGGCCGGGCCGGTTTGCGATCACGGCCCCTGTCAACGATTTACCAATCACACCGGAAGAACTCATCGGCCTCGAGAAGCCCAGCCCCGAGGTCGTGCGAGCGGTTACTGGTGCCACCGACAAGCAGCGGCGGCAACTGGCGACATGGTCAGCACGACAGGCCGTGGCAGCGGCCCAGTTGGAGTCCCTTCCGGGCGTCATCTCCATCCTCAAGCAGGTCCACACAACGGGGTCAGCGCGAAGCACCCCTGCCTTTGAACGGATGAGCACCGAGCACGACAGATCCGGCAAAGCCCGTGATGCCATGCCCCCTGGGGAACGGCACGACGCCGCCGTCTTCGAACACCGGCTCAACCACTGTGCGTTGTCGGCGCTCCGATACCTCCTGGTGGCCGACACAACCACAGCAGCACTTGGAGCAACCGAATTCGCCGGGCGCGCCAGCGCTTTGAGGCAGGGCCTTCGGCGTACAACCGGCAATGTCGCGTTCTTCGAAGAAGCACTGAGCACCCTCGACAGCTTCGACCGTTAG